The following proteins are encoded in a genomic region of Gammaproteobacteria bacterium:
- a CDS encoding TetR/AcrR family transcriptional regulator, translating to MTDHRSFIILDKLFTAIIVDKDKKRRDIAIACTELLLEKGLKNLTVAEIAKTAGIGKGTVYEYFSKKEDVVYEIIRNLMAEHQQDIASRTDSNTSTRQKVFYLMDFLLQEDKDYSKHLETYKEFVSITLSDSNADEMHQFNAECNSFMKSMLTDIINEGIEKNEIIPESKNLIGGIMISESGAMLRAWLTNTDTKKEFKNYINTLFNLIEIKK from the coding sequence ATGACCGACCATCGGTCATTTATTATTTTGGATAAACTATTTACGGCTATAATTGTAGATAAAGACAAAAAACGCAGAGACATTGCAATTGCATGCACAGAATTACTTTTGGAAAAAGGTTTAAAGAATTTAACCGTCGCTGAAATTGCAAAAACCGCAGGAATTGGCAAAGGAACGGTGTATGAATACTTCTCAAAAAAAGAAGATGTTGTCTATGAAATCATCAGAAACTTGATGGCTGAGCATCAGCAGGATATCGCTTCTCGAACTGATTCAAACACATCAACCAGACAAAAAGTTTTTTATCTCATGGATTTTTTACTCCAAGAGGATAAAGATTATTCCAAACATTTAGAAACCTACAAAGAGTTTGTCAGTATCACTTTGTCTGATTCAAATGCGGATGAAATGCATCAATTTAATGCCGAGTGCAATTCATTTATGAAATCCATGCTGACCGACATCATTAATGAAGGAATCGAGAAGAATGAAATTATTCCTGAGTCCAAAAACCTCATCGGCGGCATCATGATTAGTGAGTCCGGAGCTATGCTCAGAGCTTGGCTGACCAACACAGACACCAAAAAAGAATTTAAAAATTATATCAACACCCTGTTTAATCTTATCGAAATAAAAAAATGA